The DNA sequence TCGGCATCCCGGGGCTCGACGCCGGCCGCAGCTACCGGGTGGAAGCGCTCTTCCCCACCACGGACGACGCCGACCACGCCCACACGTACACGCAGGTCGAGCCGCCCGCCTGGCTGTCCGGCGGCGCAGAGGCCAGCGGCAGGTTCCTGGCAGAGGTGGGGCTGCCCATGCCCATCCTCAACCCGGAGCACGCAGTACTGCTGAAGGTCACGGCCCTCTGACATCCATTGCCGCGTACTTGTCGTTTTGGAGCTTCAGAACGACAAGTACTCAGCAGTCGATGGTGTATGCCGGCGTAAGAATGCGCGGCAGGGATGGCCAACCGATAGATTTGCAGGCATGACTGAAGCCTCCTCCACTGTCGAAGCCGGCCGCGGCACCATCCTCGTAATCAATGGCCCCAACTTGAACATGCTGGGTACGCGGGAGCCGGAAAAGTACGGCACCTCCACCCTTGCCGACGTCGAACAGCTGGCTGCGGCCGCCGGGAAGAACCACGGATTCGCCGTGGAGTGCGTCCAGTCCAACCATGAAGGCGTCCTGCTGGACGCCATCCACGCAGCCCGGGGCGCCGCCGTGGGAATCGTCCTGAACGCGGGCGCCTTCACGCACACCTCCGTGGCACTTCGCGACGCCCTGGCAGCCGTGCAGCTTCCCGCCGTCGAGGTTCACATCACCAACGTGCACCAGCGGGAGGAATTCCGGCACCACTCCTACCTGTCACCGGTTTGCGCGGCAGTGATTGTGGGCGCTGGAGTGTTCGGCTACAAGCTCGCCATCGACTACCTGGCAGAGGTCCTGTAGCCGGAGGGACGCGGTGCCCTTACTTCTGGATGCAGTGCCTTATTTTTGGATGCACTGCCCGGAGGACACGGGTGAGGCCAGCGATGGCGCCTGCTCCGCGACGGGGTCCAGGTCATTCATGGTGATGGCGAACCCCACCTCGGCGTCCGAGGTTGCCTTGGCGAAAATTACGCCTGCCACCTGGCCGTCGGTGGTGAGCAGCGGCCCGCCGGAATTGCCCGGCTGGACGTCCCCGGCAAGGCGGTAGATGTCCTCCGGCGCGGGATTGTTGCCGTAGATGTCCGGGACCAGGACGGTGGCAATGTCCTGGACGGTGGCGGGCTTGGACTGGAATGGGCCGCCGTGCGGGTACCCGGCGAACGCAGCCTGGCTGCCGCCGGGTAGGTCGCGGCTCAGTTGCAGCGGCTGGGACGGCAGGTTGTCCACGGCCAGGACTGCAAGGTCGCGCCGGGTGTCGAAGTAGACCACCCGCCCGGGCATGGCCCCGCCGTCGGGCATTTCCACCACCGGCTGCGACACACCGGCCACCACGTGCGCGTTGGTTACCACGCGGTCCTCCGAGACGACGAAGCCACTGCCGGTCTGGTTCTGGCCGCATTCATAGGCCGTGCCCGCGATCCTCAGGACGGACTGGGCAGCCCTGTTGAGCGCGGGTGTATTGGTGCTGGTGTTGGGCACCTGGACGGCCTGGCCCTGGTCCAGGCCTTCGAGCAGGGTGGGGATGCCGTTGCCGATCACCG is a window from the Arthrobacter sp. NicSoilC5 genome containing:
- the aroQ gene encoding type II 3-dehydroquinate dehydratase, with translation MTEASSTVEAGRGTILVINGPNLNMLGTREPEKYGTSTLADVEQLAAAAGKNHGFAVECVQSNHEGVLLDAIHAARGAAVGIVLNAGAFTHTSVALRDALAAVQLPAVEVHITNVHQREEFRHHSYLSPVCAAVIVGAGVFGYKLAIDYLAEVL
- a CDS encoding MarP family serine protease, with the protein product MVGLTVLDIVLILALLSYLVYGLRNGFLVTVGGLAGFAAGAIAAFFAVPLVSTFVEDSGWRLTAIIAAAVVLMALGHGLGTMVGRQLRGVVRIRPLRAVDRLVGGALNLVVSALVMSMLAFSVSSLGVPVVSQQLAESKVIRFIDGLTPTPVKATMAELRSTVIGNGIPTLLEGLDQGQAVQVPNTSTNTPALNRAAQSVLRIAGTAYECGQNQTGSGFVVSEDRVVTNAHVVAGVSQPVVEMPDGGAMPGRVVYFDTRRDLAVLAVDNLPSQPLQLSRDLPGGSQAAFAGYPHGGPFQSKPATVQDIATVLVPDIYGNNPAPEDIYRLAGDVQPGNSGGPLLTTDGQVAGVIFAKATSDAEVGFAITMNDLDPVAEQAPSLASPVSSGQCIQK